One region of Candidatus Electrothrix rattekaaiensis genomic DNA includes:
- the yihA gene encoding ribosome biogenesis GTP-binding protein YihA/YsxC translates to MNFNQVSFVDSVFSLQRLPDPLYPEIAFAGRSNVGKSSLINKLINRKNLVKTSSKPGKTQSLNFFEVKERMFLVDLPGYGFAQVGRKVRSGWEELISGYLLERETLACVVVIIDLRHELKATDREMLDWLQYNNIPALPVYTKADKLSKNQQNKQAAALDAALNLAPKDRLLFSAKTDLGCEELRTRLAAYGEYNEYDEPSKTDEEE, encoded by the coding sequence ATGAATTTTAATCAAGTGTCCTTTGTGGACTCGGTCTTCAGCCTGCAACGGCTGCCCGACCCTCTTTACCCGGAAATCGCCTTTGCCGGTCGCTCCAATGTAGGCAAGTCTAGCCTGATCAACAAACTGATTAATCGCAAGAACTTGGTCAAGACCAGCTCTAAACCGGGCAAGACCCAGAGCCTGAATTTCTTCGAGGTCAAAGAGCGGATGTTCCTGGTGGATCTGCCCGGCTACGGCTTTGCCCAGGTGGGCCGCAAAGTGCGCTCGGGCTGGGAAGAGCTGATCAGCGGCTATCTGCTGGAACGAGAAACTCTAGCCTGCGTGGTGGTTATTATTGATCTGCGCCACGAACTCAAGGCCACGGATCGGGAGATGCTGGACTGGTTGCAGTATAACAACATCCCTGCCCTGCCCGTCTACACCAAGGCGGATAAGCTCTCCAAGAACCAGCAGAACAAGCAGGCAGCGGCCCTAGATGCGGCCCTGAATCTCGCTCCGAAAGACCGCCTCCTTTTTTCCGCCAAGACTGACTTAGGTTGTGAGGAATTACGGACGAGGTTGGCGGCCTATGGTGAATATAATGAATATGATGAACCGAGTAAAACTGATGAAGAAGAGTGA